TGACGCTGGATTGCGCTGCGATCACAGTCCTGTGATCGCAACCAAAGGGCGAATCGAGATGAGCACGAGAAACTATGTCGCAGAGGTGATCGGTACCTTCTGGCTGACCTTCGCCGGCTGCGGCAGCGCCGTGATCGCGGCGGGCTTTCCGCAGGTCGGCATCGGGTTGCTTGGTGTATCTCTCGCGTTCGGTCTGACCGTCGTCACCATGGCCTATTCGATCGGCCATATCTCCGGCTGTCATCTCAACCCGGCCGTCACGATCGGCCTCGCCGCCGGCGGGCGCTTCCCGGCCGGCCAGGTGGTGCCCTACATCGTCGCCCAGGTCATCGGCGCCATCCTCGCCGCCACCGTGCTCTATTTCATCGCGGTCGGCGCGCCTGGTTTCGATCTCGCCAAGGGCTTCGCCTCGAACGGCTATGGCGAGCATTCGCCCGGCAAATACGGCCTGGCCTCGGCCTTCCTGACCGAGGTGGTGATGACCATGATGTTCCTGTTCATCATCATGGGCGCGACCCATGGCAAGGCGCCGGCCGGTTTCGCGCCGCTCGCCATCGGCCTCGGCCTCGCCCTGATCCACCTGGTCAGCATCCCGGTCACCAACACCTCGGTGAACCCGGCGCGTTCGACCGGCCCGGCGCTTTTCGTCGGTGGCTGGGCCCTGCAGCAGCTCTGGCTGTTCTGGCTGGCGCCGATCATCGGCGGCGTAATTGGCGGCGTCCTCTATCGCTGGCTGAGCGGCGAGTCGCAGGACCAGGTCACCGGCTGACCCCGGCGCCTGCCGCGCAATATCCGCAACCCGAGGTCAGGCCTGGATCGGCCTGGCCTCGATCACGACGAAGGCCTGGGCCAAAGGCGGATCGTCGGTCAGCGAGACATGCACGACCGCCTCATGGCCCGGCGGTACCATCTGCGCGAGACGCGCCGCAGCGCCGCCGGTCAGCCGCATGGTCGGCCGCCCGCTCGGCAGGTTCACCACTTCCATGTCGCGCCAGAACACGCCGGACCTGATGCCGGTGCCGAGCGCCTTCGAGCAGGCCTCCTTGGCTGCGAAGCGACGGGCATAGGAGGCCGCGCGCGTGGCTCGGCGATCGGATTTCGCCTGCTCGCCCGGAGTGAAGATGCGCTGCGTGAAGCGCTCGCCAAAGCGGGCGAGCGAGTTCTCGATGCGGCGGATGTCGCAGAGATCGGAGCCGATGCCGAGGATCATTCCAGCGGTCTAGCTGGCCGCGCGGCCCTCGTCCATCGCTCGCCGCATCACGGCGATGGCCGTCTCCAGCCCGACGAAGATCGCTTCGCCGATCAGGAAATGGCCGATGTTGAACTCGACGAAGGCGCGAACGCCGGCGAGCTTGCGCGCGGTGTCGTAGTCGAGCCCATGGCCGGCATGGACTTCGAGGCCCAGCGAGGCGGCAAAGGCTGCGCCACTGGCGAGCCGCTGGAACTCGGCCTCGGCCTTGTCGGCATGGCCGTCGGCGACGGCGTGGCACCAGGTGCCGGTATGCAGCTCGACCACCGGCGCACCGAGCTTCGCGGCCATCGCGATCGGCGCCTCGTCGGCCTCGATGAACAGCGAGACGCGGCAACCCGCGGCCTTCAGCCGGGCGATCGGGGCAGCGAGCGCCTGCGCCTGGCCGACGACATCGAGCCCGCCCTCGGTGGTGCGTTCCTCGCGCTTCTCGGGCACGAGACAGGCGGCATGCGGCTTGAACCTCTCGGCGAGGCCGATCATCTCCGCTGTCGCGGCCAGCTCGAAATTGAGCGGCTTGGACAATTCGGTTGCCAGCCTTGCCATGTCGGCGTCGCGGATATGGCGTCGGTCTTCGCGCAAGTGGGCGGTGATGCCGTCGGCGCCGGCGGCCACCGCGAGAAGGGCGGCACGCACCGGATCGGGCAGGGCGCCGCCGCGGGCATTTCGCACGGTCGCAACGTGGTCGATGTTCACGCCCAGGCGCAAGCGGTTCTCAGTCATCGTCGCCCCTCCGTTATCTGCCGTCTACGCCGCACTCGGCAACGGTTCAAGGCAAGCAATGTGATCGACACCGTCAGCGTTCTTGATCAATTGATGCACGCAATGCGTGCAGTGACTGAAAATGCACGAAATCTGCGGCGTGACTGTTGTTAAGTCCTGGAACCTAGCCTCCGAAATCTCCCTGAGGCGTTTCCAGACCTGTCATGCAGCTTCCCGCGAACCATCGGCAGTTCGAGAGCGAGGTTACCCCCGATCGGCGCGACGCGAACCAGCCGTCCGACCGTGCCCTCGGCCGCGTGATCGCCTGTTCGGGCTCGCGAGCCACGATAGCGGCAAGCGCATCGGGGGCGACGCCGGGCACGCTGGACGGCTGCGCGATCGGCCGCCTGCTCTCGATCAATCTCGGCACCAGCCGAATCGTCGGGCTGGTCTACGAGATGCGTGCGCTGGAGGCGGCCTGGAACGAGGCCGGGTCCAATTCCATAGCGGTCGAGGTCGAGCTGCTCGGCGAGGTCGTTGATGGCGAGAACGGCACTGCGCGTTTCGACAGCGGCATCACCACCTATCCGCCGATCGGAGCGCCGGCGCACCGCATCCGGTCGCGCGACCTGGAGCGCATCCACGACCTCGGTCAGCGCAAGGGCGTCGTTCTCGGCAGCCTGACGCAGGATGCGGACGTCGCGGCGAGCGTCGACATCGAGCGCCTGCTGTCGCGGCATTTTGCCGTGCTCGGCACCACCGGTGTCGGCAAATCGAGCGCCGTCGCGCTGATCCTGCGCAAGGCGGTCGCGGCCAAACCGAACCTGCGCGTGCTGATCCTCGACCCCCACAACGAATACGCCCACGCCTTCCCCGAGAACTCCGCGCGGATCGATGCGAGCACGCTCGACCTGCCGTTCTGGCTGTTCCGCTTCGAGGAGTTCGCCGACATCGTCTTCCGCGGCCGTCCGCCGCTCGAGGACGAGGCCGAGATCCTGCGCGAGGTCATCGCCGTCGCGCGCAGCCGCTACCGCACCGTGTCGCCGCAGGACATGGCGCGCGATCTCGGCAGCAGCGTGCTGAAGCGGCCGCTGGAGCTCGGCGCCGCACGTCGCCCGGCCGAAGCCAGCGGAGCAGCCGAGCTCGCCGCGCCGTATCGCCTCGCCGATCTCTTCGCGGCGATCGACGAGCTGATCGGTCTCCACGAACTGCGCTATCCGCGTCCGACCCTGCGCGCGCTCAGGGTGCGGCTGGAGACGCTGCACGGCGACCCGCGCTACGGCTTCCTCTTCGCCCATGCCAACAGCATGGAGACGATCGCCCCGGTGATCAGCCAGGTCTTCCGCGTTCCGCATCGGGGCCGGCCGATCACCGTCTTCCAGCTCGCCGGGCTGCCCTCGGAGGTCGTCAACGCCGTCGCGTCCAGCCTGGCGCGGCTCGCCTTCGACCTCGCCATGGCGAGCCGCGGCAGCTACGAAATCCTGCTGCTCTGCGAGGAAGCGCATCGCTATGTGCCGCAGGACCAGGCGCTCGGCTTCGCACCGACGCGCCAGGCCATCGCCCGCATTGCCAAGGAGGGGCGCAAATACGGCGCTTATCTCGGCCTGGTGACGCAGCGTCCCGGCGAACTCGACCCGACCATCCTGTCGCAATGCTCGACCGTCTTCGCCATGCGCCTCGGCAATGATCGCGACCAGGAGATCATCCGCGCCGCGATCGCCGATGCCTCGGCCAGCACCATCGCCTTCCTCTCCTCGATCGGCAATCGCGAGGCGATCGCCTTCGGCGAGGCGGTCGCGACGACGATGCGCATGCGCTTCCTGGAGCAGCGACCTGAGGAACTGCCGGCGATGGCAGGTCGTGTGCCGGTGCAGGCGGAGCACCGCGAGCCGCTGGTCGAGGAGCTCGTCGCCCGCATGCGCGGGCTTTGACGCCGTCGTCAGCCGGATGCGACGAGCGGGCCGCCCGGGAACTCGACATATTGCGGCAGGGCGTCGGTGATCTCGAACCACGGTGCCTTGGAACCGACGAAGATGTGCGCCGCCGGCCTGATGCTGGGTGCGTCGGTCAACGTGCCCAGGGTGACATGGACGAAAGCACCCTCGCGGACCACGGAATACAGCAGCGAGCCACAACGCCTGCAATGAACGTCATGGGTTTCGTCGCTGCCATAGCGCAGCAGGGCGTCGGTGCCCTGCGTGACGTCGAGCTCTCGCCTCACAATGCCGGCGAATGGTTTGAAGGCTGCTCCCGTGGTCCGGCGGCACTGCGAACAATGGCAGTTCATGGCGTAGTCGAAAGCGTCGGTGACGCTGTAGGATACCGCGCCGCAAAGGCACCGGCCGGACAGAGTGCGGGGGCGGGAGCGGGAGGAACTGGTCAAATCGAAGCCTCCGGCGAAGACACTCGGCTCGCCGTATTCAAGCAATGACCGAAGCGCTCGCGTGGCAGCAGCGAAATTCTTGCATCCATCCGCTTCACCCTGTATGAGCGCCGCTCAACCTTTCCATCGCATCGCGCACGATCAGAAGGAGCCGCGAATGGCTCGCGTCACCGTTGAGGACTGCATCGACAAGGTCGAGAACCGCTTCGAGCTGGTTCTCCTCGCGAGCCACCGCGCCCGCATGATCGCCTCGGGCTCCTCGATCCTCGTCCAGCGCGACAACGACAAGAACCCGGTCGTCGCCCTGCGCGAGATCGCCGACGAGAAGCTCACCCCCGAGGATCTCAAGGAAGACCTGATCCACTCGCTGCAGAAGCATGTCGAGGTCGACGAGCCGGAGGCCGACACCGTGCCGCTGCTGACCTCACAGTCGCATGTCGCCACCCCCGATTCGGAAGTCCAGTTCGATCGGATGAGCGAAGACGATCTGCTGCGCGGCCTCGATGGGCTCGTCCCGCCGACCGAGAGCGCCGACGACGAAGACTGAAGCCGTCGGAAAGCGTTGACGATATCTGCTAAAGCCCGGCCCTGCCGGGCTTTTTCATGCCTGTCACGCATGGATTGATCTTGCCGCGGCCTGCCGCGATCGTTGATATTGAGACGAATCCAATCGAGTTGAGCGGTGGAGTTGCGCCCGCATGGGCATGATGCGGCAATATGAGCTTGTCGACCGGGTCAAGCGCTACAACCCGAACACCGACGAGGAGCTGCTCAACCGCGCCTATGTCTACGCCATGCGTGCGCATGGCACGCAGAAGCGCGCCTCTGGCGACCCGTTCTTCGCCCACCCGCTCGAAGTCGCGGCGATCCTTACCGAGCTCAAGCTCGACGACGCCACCATCGTCGCCGCCGTCCTGCACGATACCGTCGAGGACACCGAGGCGACGCTGGAGGAGATCGAGACCCTGTTCGGGCCCGATATCCGCCGCCTCGTCGACGGTCTCACCAAGATCAAGAAGCTCGACCTCGTCTCGAAGAAGGCAGCGCAGGGCGAGAACTTCCGCAAGCTGCTGCTCGCCATCGTCGACGACATCCGCGTGCTCCTGGTCAAGCTCGCCGACCGGCTGCACAACATGCGCACGCTGCACTATGTGCCGCCGGAAAAGCGCCTGCGCGTCGCCGAGGAGACGATCGAGATCTATGCGCCACTCGCCGGCCGCATGGGCATGCAGGAATTGCGCGAGGAGTTGGAGGAGCTCGCCTTCCGCCATATCAAGCCGGAAGCGCACGCTACCATCACCAAGCGGCTGGAAGAGGTGACCCAGCGCGAGGGCAAGGTCATCGGTGAGATCGAGAGCGATCTCAAGACCAAGCTGGCCGAGCGCGGCATCGAGGCGCAGGTCTATGGCCGGCGCAAGCGCCCCTATTCGATCTGGAAGAAGATGGAACGCAAATCCGTCTCCTTCGAGCAGCTCTCGGATATCTTCGGCTTCCGCGTCATCATCGACAAGCCGGAAGACTGCTACCGCGTGCTCGGCATCGTCCACATGACCTGGCCGATGGTGCCGGGCCGCTACAAGGACTACATCTCGACCCCGAAGCAGAACGACTACCGCTCGCTGCACACCACCGTCGTCGGCCCTGGCCGCCAGCGCGTCGAGTTGCAGATCCGTACCGACGGGATGGACCGCGTCGCGGAGTTCGGCATCGCCGCCCATGCCCGCTACAAGGACGGACGAACGGCTGGTGTCGTCGCTGCCGCCGACGAGAGCCGCGCCTATCAATGGCTGCGCCGCACCGTCGACCTTCTGGCTGAGGGCGACAATCCCGAGGAGTTCCTCGAGCACACCAAGCTCGAGCTCTTCCACGACCAGGTCTTCTGCTTCACGCCCAAGGGGCGCCTGATCGCGCTGCCGCGTGGCGCGACGCCGATCGATTTCGCTTATGCTGTTCACACCGATGTCGGCAACACCGCCGTCGGCGCCAAGATCAACGGCCGGATCGCGCCACTTCTCACCGAGTTGCAGAACGGCGACGAGGTCGAGATCACCCGCGCCGAGGGCCAGGCGCCTCCGGCGGCCTGGGAATCGCTGGTGGTCACCGGCAAGGCCAGGGCCGCCATCCGCCGCGCCACGCGCGTCGCGGTGCGCCGGCAATATGCCGGGCTCGGCCGCCAGATCCTGGAACGCGCCTTCATGCGGGCCGAGCGGCCCTTCACCGACGAGAAGCTGAAGGCTGCACTGAAGCGGCTTGCGCGCACCGCGGTCGACGATGTGCTCGCCGCCGTCGGGCGCGGCGAGATGTTCTCCGGCGACGTGGTACGGGCGGTCTATCCCGATCTGGAGCCGGAGAAGCGCGCGACAGGTGAAGCCAAGGCGGCGCCGCCCGGCAAGGGCTGGTTCGAACTGCGCCAGGGCGAGAACCTCAAGTTCAAGCTGCCGAACGAGACGCCGGGCACCGACGCGATCCCGATCCGCGGCCTCGGCGGCGACCTGCCGGTCCGGTTTGCGCCGGGGGGCGGCGCCGTGCCGGGCGATCGCATCGTCGGCATTCTGACGCCGGGCGAGGCGGTGACGATCTATCCGATCCAGTCGCCCTCGCTCGCCGCCTTCGACAACGAGCCCGAGCGCTGGCTCGATGTGCGCTGGGACCTCGACGACAAGCGCCCGCAGCGCTTCCCGGCGCGCATCCAGCTCAACTCGATCAACGAGCCCGGCTCGCTTGCCCAGATCACCACCACTATCGCCGAGCATGACGGCAATATCGACGCGGTCTCGATGATCCGCCCGACGCCGGACTTCACCGACGTCACCATCGACCTGACGGTCTGGGACCTGAAACACCTCAGCGCGATCATCAGCGAACTGCGCGAGAAGCGGGTGATCAGCCGGGTCGAGAGGGTGGTGGCGTAAGCACTCCCGTCATGGTCGGGCTTGTCCCGACCATCCACGCCTTCCCTCGGGCAGCGCGGTGTTCAAGACGTGGATGCTCGCCACAAGGGCGAGCATGACGGTTTGGGACACGACCAACTCACCCCGCCCTGAACGCCGCTGCGAGCTCCCTGACGAAGGCGTTGGCACGCGGCGTCGCGACATTGCTGCGCAGCACGACCTCGAAGGTGTCGAGTGCCGGCAGTCCCCAGTCCGGACCAAGGTCGACTGCCCCGCGCGGTGCGATCCGGGCGGCCAGTGGCGAGACGCCGAGCCCGCCTTCGACAGCCGCCAGAACCGCCGCCATGCCGCCGCCGATGAAGGCTTCGCGCCAGGGCAGGCCGACGCTGTCGAGCGCCTCCATGGCGTGGCGGCGCAGGCGGCATTCCGGCATCAGGCTGACCAGCGGTACTGGGCCATCAGGCTTCGTCAGTGACGGCGCGCCGAACCAGCCGAAGGCGTCACGGCGCAGCACCTCGCCGTTGCGTCCGGAGCCCAGCCGGCGGATCACCGCGACATCGAGCTCGCCACGCTCGAACGCCGTGTCGAGCGCGGCGGATGGCTCGATGCGCAGGCCGATGACTAGCGAGGGGTCGTGTTTGGCGAGCCGCGCCAGCAGGGCAGGGGCGTCGGCTCCGACAGCTTGCTCGCTGATGCCGATGCTGATGCGCTCCTGTATCTGTCGGAACGAGGTCAGCGCCCGCTCATGCGCCGCCATCAAGTCGCGCGCCGCCGGCAGGAAGCGTTCGCCCTCGGCGGTCAGCCGGACGAGGCGCGGATGTCGCTGCAGCAGCAATTGGCCGAGCGCCTCCTCCAGCTTCTTGATGCGTGTCGAGACCAGCGATTGCGCAGTGCCGAGCGCCTCGGCGGCGCGGGTGAAGCTGCTGAACTCCGCAGCGCGCAGGAAGGCGGCAACGCCGTCGAGATCGAGTGTGTTGCTCATGATAAATCTGAATTCGAGATTATTGATATCATCAAAAATACGATTTTCAGATCGTAATTTCAAGCCTAGTTTCAAGGCGTCGGCGGCAAGGACCGCCCCCGCAATATGGAGCCTGTCATGCCCCTGATCCGGATTTCGATGCGCCGTGGGCGCCCGGCCTCGCACCCCGCCGCCATCGTCGACGGCGTCTATCGCGCCCTTCGCACGACCTTCGAGGTGCCGGAGAACGATCTTTTCGCCGTGGTGCACCAGCACGAGCCCGAGGAGTTCATCTTCGACAACAACTATTTCGGCTTCAATCGCAGCGACGCGCTGGTCATCATCCAGCTTACCGTCGCCAACACCCGTGGCGTCACCCAGAAGAAGGCGCTCTATGCCGCCATCGCCGAGAACCTGCAGAAGGAGCCGGGCCTGAAGCCCGACGACATCTTCATCAACCTCGTCGAGGTCAAGCGCGAGGACTGGTCGTTCGGCGGCGGCATCGCACAGTACGTGGCGTAGTCAAAGGGCGTCATGGTCGGGCTTGACCCGATCATCTCAGGCCGGAGGAGGCTCCTGTCAGCGCCTTCTCGTCATGAGATTCTCGGGTCTGCGCTTCGCTTCGCCCGAGAATGACGCGCGATTGACGGCGTTCGGCGCCGCGCTCTAACTCTCCCCGCATGGAGTGGAGCGACGAGGGCACGATCATCGGCGTCAGGCGTCACGGCGAGAGCGCCGTGATCCTGGAGGTGATGACGCGTGACCATGGCCGCCATCTCGGCCTCGTCCGCGGTGGCCGCTCCAGCAAGCAGCAGCCGGTGCTGCAGCCCGGCAATCTCGTCTCGCTGACCTGGCGGGCGCGGCTCGACGAGCATCTCGGCGAATACAAGGTCGAGCTCTTGACCTCGCACGCCGCTCGGCTGATGGCGCAGCCGGTCGCGCTCTACGGGCTCGCCAATGTCGCCGGCCTGCTGCGCCTGCTGCCGGAGCGCGATCCGCATCCCGGTCTCTATGAGGGCCTCTCGGTGCTGCTCGCCCATCTCGACGAGATCGCGATCGCGCCGGCGCTGATGGTGCGCTTCGAGCTCGCCATGCTCTCCGAGCTCGGCTACGGGCTCGCGCTCGAACGCTGCGCCGTCACCGGCCTGCGTGAGGATTTGAGCCATGTCTCGCCGAAATCCGGCAAGGCGGTCAGCCGCAAGGCGGCCGAGCCCTATCTCGACCGGCTTCTCAGCCTGCCGGCCTTCCTCAGCGAGGGACAGGGCGCGCGCCGGCCGGCACCAGCCGAGATCGCCGCGGGCTTTGCCCTGACCGGTTTTTTCCTGCGCCGGGACCTCTACGAGCCGCGTGGCTTGCAGGAGCCGCCGGAGCGGGTGCGCCTGCTGGAGCTGGCAGCGAGAATCCACTGATTTCCGCTGGTTTTCAGGCATCGGCGCTTTGCGTCGCTTGCATCGCGGCTGCATCGTTGCATCAAGTGATTCGGGCCCTTATTCCCTCGTGTTTGCGAGGTATGGACCGGTGTCGGCCCCTCTGCTGGGCTGCGTGTCGAACTAGGTTGGTAGAAGCATGGGCAAACCCGTCGAGCCGCCTCCGGAGGAGGAAGCCGAACGCGTCGATCTGAAGAGCGCGCTTGAGGAGCGCTATCTCGCCTATGCGCTCTCGACGATCATGCATCGCGCCCTGCCGGATGCGCGCGACGGCCTGAAGCCGGTCCATCGCCGCATTCTCTATGCGATGCGCCTGCTGCGGTTGAACCCCGACGTCGTCCACCGGAAATGCGCGAAGATCGTCGGCGACGTCATCGGTGGCTTTCACCCGCATGGCGATCAATCGGTCTACGATGCCCTGGTTCGCCTCGCCCAGGATTTCGCCCAGCGCTATCCGCTGATCGACGGGCAAGGCAATTTCGGCAATATCGATGGCGATAACGCCGCCGCCTACCGCTACACCGAAGCACGCATGACCGAGGTCGCGCGCCTCCTGCTCGACGGGATTGAGGAGGACGCGGTCGATTTCCGTCCGACCTACAATGCCGAGGACGAGGAGCCGATGGTGCTCCCGGCCGCCTTCCCGAACCTGCTCGCCAACGGCTCGCAGGGCATCGCGGTCGGCATGGCGACTTCGATCCCGCCGCACAACGCCGCCGAACTCTGCGACGCGGCGCTCTATCTGATCCAGCATCCGGACACGACGTCCGAGCAGTTGATGACTTTCGTGCCGGGGCCTGATTTTCCGACCGGCGGCATCATCGTCGAGACGCGCTCGTCGATGGTCGAGACCTACCGCACCGGCCGTGGCGGCTTCCGCACGCGGGCGCGCTGGCATGTCGAGGACCAGGGTAGAGGCACCTGGTTCGTCGTCGTCACCGAAATCCCCTACGGGGTCCAGAAGGGCCGGCTGATCGAGAAGATCGCCGAATTGCTCAACGACCGGAAACTGCCGCTGGTCGCGGACCTGCGCGACGAGTCGGCCGAGGATATCCGCGTCGTCATCGAGCCGCGCGCCCGCAATGTCGACGCCAACCTGATGATGGAATCGCTGTTCAGGCTCTCCGAGCTGGAATCGCGCATTCCGATGAACATGAACGTGCTGACCGGCGGCGTGGTGCCGCGCGTGCTCAGCCTGGCTGAAGCGCTGCGGGCCTGGCTCGACCATCGCCGGGAGGTCTTGCAGCGGCGCTCGCGCTTCCGCCTCGGCCAGATCGAGAAGCGCCTCGAAATCCTCGCCGGCCTTCTGATCGTCTATCTCGACCTCGACCGGGTGATCAAAATCATCCGCGAGGAGGACGAGCCCAAGATCGAGCTGATGAAGGTCTTCGCGCTCAACGAGGTCCAGGCGAATGCCATCCTCGACACCCGCCTGCGCGCCTTGCGCAAGCTGGAGGAGATGCAGCTCAAGACCGAGTTCGACGAGCTGACCCAGGAGAAGGGCCAGATCGAGGGTCTGCTCGCCTCCGAAGCCCAGCAGTGGAAGACCATCTCCTGGGACATCCGCGAGGTAAAGAAGCTGTTCGGCCCGGAGACGGCGATCGGCAAGCGCCGCACCACCTTCGCCGACATGCCAGATACGACCGATATCGACCTGACGCAGGCCATGGTCGAGCGCGAGCCGGTGACGGTGGTGATCTCGAAGAAGGGCTGGATCCGGGCGCTGAAGGGCCATGTCCAGGACCTCTCGACCCTGTCCTTCAAGGGGGACGACGGTCTGCGCACCGCCTTCTTCAGCGAGACGACGTCCAAGATCCTGGTGATGGCGACCAACGGCAAGGTCTTCACGCTGGAGGCCTCGAAGCTGCCCGGTGGGCGCGGCTTCGGCGATCCGATCCGGCTGATGATCGAGCTGGAGGAGAGCGCCGAGATCGTGGCCGCCTTCCCTTACAGGGCGGGCCTGAAGCTTCTGGTCGCCAGCACGGAAGGGCGCGGCTTCGTCGTGCCGACCGACGATGTCGTCGCCAACACCCGCAAGGGCAAGCAGGTGCTGAACATCGAGGCACCGGTCGAGGCGATGCTCGTCGTGCCGGCCGAGGGCGACCATGTCGCGATCATCGGCCAGAATCGCAAGCTGCTCTGCTTCCCGCTCTCCGAGGTTGCGGAGATGGGCCGCGGCAAGGGCGTCAAGCTGCAGCGCTACAAGGATGGCGGCCTGTCGGACGCCAAGGTCTTCAAGCTGGAGGACGGGCTGACCTGGCTCGATTCCTCGAGCCGGACCTGGACGGTGGCGCAGGCTGAATTGCTCGAATGGCTCGGTCACCGCGCCGAGGCAGGCCGCCTGCCGCCCAAGGGCTTCCCGAAGAACAACAAGTTCGGGGGATAAGCGGGACAGCAGGTGCCCGGCACGCCGTTATCTGACGGTGCGCTGCGGCGCTGGCCAGCCGACGGAACGGCCGAGATCGGTGGTGTGGCAGGCAGACAGGGCGAACGCCAGCAGTGCGGCGGTGATTAGGCGCGACATGAATTGCTCCGAATGGATCGTGCGGGGATAGTGCGAGCCAGGCCGGCTCAGTCTTGCCCGAGAAGCGCTGACTTGGCCGCTGCCTCGATTCCGCTCCGATGAGCGCTGGCGACCAGTAGGCAGAGCGCAAGCAGGATCACGGCCGGCAACGAC
This genomic interval from Bosea sp. 29B contains the following:
- the parC gene encoding DNA topoisomerase IV subunit A, which codes for MGKPVEPPPEEEAERVDLKSALEERYLAYALSTIMHRALPDARDGLKPVHRRILYAMRLLRLNPDVVHRKCAKIVGDVIGGFHPHGDQSVYDALVRLAQDFAQRYPLIDGQGNFGNIDGDNAAAYRYTEARMTEVARLLLDGIEEDAVDFRPTYNAEDEEPMVLPAAFPNLLANGSQGIAVGMATSIPPHNAAELCDAALYLIQHPDTTSEQLMTFVPGPDFPTGGIIVETRSSMVETYRTGRGGFRTRARWHVEDQGRGTWFVVVTEIPYGVQKGRLIEKIAELLNDRKLPLVADLRDESAEDIRVVIEPRARNVDANLMMESLFRLSELESRIPMNMNVLTGGVVPRVLSLAEALRAWLDHRREVLQRRSRFRLGQIEKRLEILAGLLIVYLDLDRVIKIIREEDEPKIELMKVFALNEVQANAILDTRLRALRKLEEMQLKTEFDELTQEKGQIEGLLASEAQQWKTISWDIREVKKLFGPETAIGKRRTTFADMPDTTDIDLTQAMVEREPVTVVISKKGWIRALKGHVQDLSTLSFKGDDGLRTAFFSETTSKILVMATNGKVFTLEASKLPGGRGFGDPIRLMIELEESAEIVAAFPYRAGLKLLVASTEGRGFVVPTDDVVANTRKGKQVLNIEAPVEAMLVVPAEGDHVAIIGQNRKLLCFPLSEVAEMGRGKGVKLQRYKDGGLSDAKVFKLEDGLTWLDSSSRTWTVAQAELLEWLGHRAEAGRLPPKGFPKNNKFGG